The genomic region GGCCCCATCTTGACGCGGTCTTGACGGGTTCGCTTCATGGTCGCGGTCAGTTTACCAAGGTAGATTGATTTTCGCAGTTGTTGTTGTGGAAATCGGTGACGATTTATATTGCGGAGCGGCAAAATTTCGATGAATTTCGGACCATGGATGACAATGACCTGAAAATTCTCCGCCTGGTTCAGGGCAACGCCCGTTTGACCGCCGAAACCATTGGTCAGGATATAGGGCTGTCGCCAGCGGCGGTGCAAAAGCGGCTCAAGAAGCTGCGCGAGACCGGGGTGATTGAAAAGGAAATTGCGGTGTTGTCGCCAGCCAAGTTGGGGCGGGAGATGACCATTCTCGTTGAGGTGATACTTGAGCGGGAAAACCGGGCGCATCTGGATAGCTTTAAGCGCAAGATGCGCAACGCGCCCTGCGTACAGCAATGTTACTAT from Parasedimentitalea psychrophila harbors:
- a CDS encoding Lrp/AsnC family transcriptional regulator, translated to MDDNDLKILRLVQGNARLTAETIGQDIGLSPAAVQKRLKKLRETGVIEKEIAVLSPAKLGREMTILVEVILERENRAHLDSFKRKMRNAPCVQQCYYTTGEADFMLILVVRDIQEYEAFTQAYFFDESNISRFKTSIVMDRVKTSLDVL